A genomic window from Henningerozyma blattae CBS 6284 chromosome 3, complete genome includes:
- the SSH1 gene encoding Ssh1p (similar to Saccharomyces cerevisiae SSH1 (YBR283C); ancestral locus Anc_1.303): MAGFRLIDLAKPLQSILPEIELPYENIPFDDKLIYTFVSALVYILCQFPLASISKEHIDVKDPIFFLRNVFASETKTLMEFGLFPLISSSLILQLMAGLRLIDINFKIKSDRQLFQTLTKFLAIVQYIILANIFIFAGYYGSNLSPGQILNLNIQLIGSGIFTTLLCEIVDKGYGFVSGIMTINTVVIATTLVSDALAFNQIAISDSDDTITEAQGAIINLIQSLRASHRTLMGNIVSVFSRDYLPNLSSVLLCILVGVAVAYLHNIRIELPIRSTRARGMNNMYPVRLLNIGCLSILFSYVILFFIHIIAFVFIQLIAKNDPSHIICKIIGHYEVVNNYLYVPTFPLSLLTPPRSIQSMIFKQPLTIIVFPLFLATTGVWFASKWQAISGSSAKDIANDFKEQGITLTGRREQNIAKELEKTIPTASTTGAAVLALTTAVGEFLGLKGQAAGMVVGVCGAFAILEFVTLEYQQSGGQSMLAQVLGGAASAFQ; the protein is encoded by the coding sequence ATGGCTGGGTTTCGTTTAATTGATTTGGCTAAACCTTTACAATCCATTTTACCAGAAATCGAACTCCCTtatgaaaatattccattcgatgataaattaatttatactTTTGTCTCTGCTTTGGTCTATATCTTATGTCAATTCCCATTGGCCTCTATCTCCAAAGAGCATATCGACGTGAAAGATCCAATCTTCTTCTTACGTAATGTTTTTGCCTCTGAAACTAAGACTTTAATGGAATTTGGTTTATTCCCATTgatttcatcttctttaatCTTACAGTTGATGGCTGGTCTAAGATTGATTGatatcaatttcaaaattaagtCTGATAGACAATTGTTCCAAACTTTGACTAAATTTTTAGCTATTGTTCAATACATTATCTTGGCTAACATTTTTATCTTCGCCGGTTATTATGGTTCTAACTTGTCACCAGGCCAAATTTTGAACCTAAACATTCAATTGATTGGGTCTGGTATTTTTACTACTCTTTTATGTGAAATCGTCGATAAAGGTTACGGATTTGTTTCAGGTATTATGACTATTAACACCGTGGTCATTGCCACTACTTTAGTCTCAGATGCTTTAGCTTTCAATCAAATTGCTATTTCTGATTCTGATGACACTATTACTGAAGCTCAAGGTGCCATCATTAACTTGATTCAAAGCTTAAGAGCTTCTCATAGAACTTTGATGGGTAATATTGTATCTGTATTCTCAAGAGACTATTTACCAAACTTATCCTCCGTTTTATTATGCATATTAGTTGGGGTTGCCGTAGCTTATTTGCATAACATTAGAATTGAATTACCAATTAGATCAACAAGAGCAAGAGGTATGAATAATATGTATCCAGTCCGTTTGTTGAATATCGGTTGTTTATCGATTCTTTTCTCTTATGTCATCTTATTTTTCATCCATATCATTGCCTTTGTtttcattcaattgattgCTAAGAATGATCCAAgtcatattatttgtaaaattattggTCATTATGAAGTAGTTAACAACTATCTTTATGTACCAACATTcccattatcattattgaCTCCACCAAGATCTATTCAATCAATGATTTTTAAACAACCATTGACTATCATTGTTTTCCCACTATTCTTAGCTACCACTGGTGTTTGGTTCGCCTCAAAATGGCAAGCTATCTCCGGTTCTTCTGCTAAGGATATTGCTAATGATTTCAAAGAACAAGGTATTACTCTAACTGGACGTAGAGAACAAAACATTGccaaagaattagaaaagacTATCCCTACTGCATCAACTACCGGTGCTGCTGTGTTGGCTTTAACCACTGCAGTTGGTGAATTTTTAGGTTTGAAAGGTCAAGCTGCTGGTATGGTTGTTGGTGTCTGCGGTGCTTTTGCCATCTTAGAATTTGTCACATTAGAATATCAACAATCTGGTGGTCAAAGTATGTTGGCTCAAGTTTTAGGTGGTGCTGCATCTGCATTCCAATAG
- the MRPL27 gene encoding mitochondrial 54S ribosomal protein mL41 (similar to Saccharomyces cerevisiae MRPL27 (YBR282W); ancestral locus Anc_1.304), with the protein MKFTQQLLFHESAISQLTRPWKKYRDGSLFYGVSKQGTKRLPLTTKQGNKNMYKGTRSSGIGKHTKYGEYVINWSKVRTFTVPKIMNTSLKPLVSSDVPELKHQFKNYPKGPIDINLYFDKLREYVRDGEVPSPASDIKCRIERG; encoded by the coding sequence ATGAAATTCACacaacaattattatttcatgAATCAGCTATATCACAACTTACAAGACCATGGAAGAAATATCGTGATGGTTCATTATTTTATGGTGTCTCAAAGCAGGGTACTAAAAGACTACCCTTAACTACAAAACAAGGGAACAAGAATATGTATAAAGGTACAAGATCATCAGGTATTGGTAAGCATACCAAATATGGTGAGTATGTTATTAATTGGAGCAAGGTACGCACATTCACAGTaccaaaaataatgaacaCTTCTCTGAAACCTTTGGTAAGCTCCGATGTTCCTGAACTAAAACATCAATTCAAGAATTATCCAAAAGGTCCAATAGATATTAACCTATACTTTGATAAGTTGAGAGAATATGTCAGAGATGGTGAAGTTCCAAGTCCAGCTAGTGATATTAAATGTAGGATAGAAAGAGGTTGA
- the DUG2 gene encoding glutamine amidotransferase subunit DUG2 (similar to Saccharomyces cerevisiae DUG2 (YBR281C); ancestral locus Anc_1.306), with amino-acid sequence MQLINPVFLNKWNHEYSILSLVAYPKKRLLFAGTQDSKILVFNLYTYNLIKTIQLGQSLETNISSSVLYLTSSEDENYLFSASADSLVRVWSIGNENVSNGSSVTIQDLATIYSITDIGDIFSLRYLDSLDTLVLGCQDASLLYLDKTIERIKNKNSATLETDWNKLPHRRYDKFFDSKGPTGTSNPTSMESLSTSITSATNCIIEIPAENIIKYAHNGFIYSICKLDSNSNRLLNELHIHDTNISDKSSVSKLYKNCEHIITGGGDGLSKIWMFYRGLNGNIKLQLQHEGMDNKDCVLSQAIEFPFLYCGLIDGYIKIWDLNTKQLISALATNEKSDIISISVYKDHIFAINESGITLFHDNMTWFWNPNQGKVFTSDIMEQNKSNNSYYKSMNLLTGGDDGSLTIWNLDDCLHENPYGPGIHQPSCNPMHTTPSGCSMSWTHYQPAKLDTEDMIRTLKELVAFKTVSQFKDTSQLLASRRCAVHIQQLCVNMGAEKTQLIPTEDGKNPLVFAHFKSNSVCKEAKEEKRKKIIWYGHYDVISAGDPDLWKTAPFELTCEDGYMKGRGVSDNKGPIVAAIYSVATLFQQNNLANDVYFLIEGNEETGSQGLKMACEKLQSLIGDEVDWILLSNSTWIDRKHPCMNYGLRGVINAKITVTSDEPNRHSGVDGGVHVEPAADLIYVISKLRNENNLISIPNFYDSLKPLSSVEQDRMKQILEIADFEKNVTLSEIVTRWTKPSLSITTLEMSGPGNITVIPKSASIGVSIRLVPEQSMDSVKENFVKFLEDSFKSLNSPNHLKIYIVNEADAWLGDPTNHAYSIISKEIENTWNIEPLFVREGGSIPCIRTLEKLFKAPAVQIPCGQSTDNAHLDNENLRIKNFTQMAKILSSILNKL; translated from the coding sequence atgcaattaattaatcctgttttcttaaataaatgGAACCATGAATATTCCATTTTATCACTAGTTGCATATCCTAAAAagagattattatttgcagGTACTCAAGATTCAAAAATCTTGGTATTCAATCTTTACACCTACAATTTAATCAAAACTATTCAGTTGGGTCAATCTTTGGAAACTAATATTAGCTCAAGTGTTCTTTATTTGACTAGTTCGGAAGATGAAAATTACTTGTTTTCAGCTAGTGCAGACTCTTTAGTAAGAGTTTGGTCAATTGGAAATGAAAATGTAAGTAACGGTAGTTCAGTTACAATTCAAGACTTAGCTACTATATATTCTATTACAGATATTGGTGACATTTTCTCATTACGTTATTTAGACTCATTAGACACGTTAGTTTTGGGTTGCCAAGATGCAAGTTTACTTTACTTAGATAAGActattgaaagaattaaaaataaaaactcAGCGACCTTAGAAACTGATTGGAATAAGTTACCCCACAGAAGATATGATAAGTTTTTCGACTCCAAAGGTCCAACAGGTACATCAAATCCAACATCCATGGAATCTTTATCAACATCAATAACTTCTGCAACTAATTGCATTATTGAAATTCCCGCtgaaaatatcattaaatatgCACATAATGGtttcatttattcaatttgtAAATTAGACAGCAATAGCAAtagattattaaatgaattacaTATTCATGATACAAATATTTCTGATAAAAGTTCtgtttcaaaattatataagaATTGTGAACATATCATTACTGGTGGTGGTGATGGGCTCAGTAAAATATGGATGTTTTATAGAGGTCTTAATGgcaatattaaattacaGTTACAGCATGAAGGTATGGATAATAAAGATTGTGTTCTATCCCAGGCAATTGAATTTCCCTTTTTATATTGTGGTTTGATTGATGGTTATATAAAGATATGGGATTTAAATACAAAACAGTTAATCTCTGCCTTAGCTACCAATGAAAAATCAgatataatttcaatatctgTATATAAAGATCATATATTTGCCATTAATGAATCAGGTATTACATTATTCCATGACAATATGACTTGGTTTTGGAATCCAAACCAAGGTAAAGTATTTACCTCGGATATTATGGAgcaaaataaaagtaacaATTCATATTATAAATCAATGAATCTACTCACAGGTGGTGATGATGGTTCATTGACAATATGGAACTTAGATGATTGTTTACATGAAAATCCATACGGGCCAGGTATACATCAACCATCTTGTAATCCTATGCATACTACTCCATCTGGGTGTTCAATGTCTTGGACTCATTATCAGCCTGCTAAATTAGATACAGAAGATATGATCAGGACTCTTAAGGAGCTTGTTGCATTTAAAACTGTCTCCCAATTTAAAGACACTTCTCAGTTATTAGCTTCCAGAAGGTGTGCAGTACACATTCAACAATTATGCGTTAACATGGGTGCAGAAAAGACACAGTTGATACCGACAGAAGATGGTAAAAATCCCTTAGTATTCGCTCATTTCAAAAGTAATAGTGTTTGTAAAGAAGCTAAAGAggaaaagagaaaaaaaattatctggTATGGTCATTATGATGTAATTTCAGCTGGTGATCCGGATCTATGGAAAACTGCTCCATTCGAATTGACATGTGAAGATGGTTATATGAAAGGCCGTGGGGTTAGTGATAATAAAGGACCTATAGTAGCTGCTATATACAGTGTAGCTACTCTTTTTCAGCAAAATAATCTAGCAAATGATGTGTATTTCTTAATTGAAGGCAATGAGGAAACTGGTTCTCAAGGTTTAAAGATGGCATGTGAAAAGCTTCAATCATTGATTGGTGATGAAGTTGATTGGATTCTTTTAAGTAATTCTACGTGGATTGACAGAAAACATCCATGTATGAATTATGGTTTAAGAGGTGTAATCAATGCCAAGATAACTGTGACTAGTGATGAACCAAATAGGCATTCCGGTGTTGATGGTGGTGTACACGTAGAGCCTGCTGCTGATCTGATTTAtgtaatttcaaaattgcGTAATGAGAATAATCTAATTTCTATTCCAAACTTCTATGATTCATTAAAGCCTTTAAGTTCTGTAGAACAAGATAGAATGAAGCAAATATTGGAAATAGcagattttgaaaaaaatgttacCCTATCTGAAATTGTTACAAGATGGACTAAACCATCCTTATCTATCACAACACTAGAAATGAGTGGTCCTGGTAATATCACGGTTATTCCAAAATCTGCATCAATAGGTGTCTCAATCAGATTAGTACCTGAGCAATCTATGGATTCTGTAAAAGAAAACTTTGTGAAATTTCTAGAAGATAGTTTTAAATCTCTTAATTCACCTAATCATCTCAAAATATACATTGTCAATGAAGCAGACGCTTGGCTAGGTGACCCAACAAATCATGCTTATTCGATTATTagtaaagaaattgaaaacacTTGGAACATTGAACCGCTTTTTGTTCGCGAGGGTGGATCTATTCCATGTATAAGAACATTAGAGAAGTTGTTCAAGGCTCCTGCTGTTCAAATACCATGTGGTCAATCTACCGATAATGCTCATTtggataatgaaaatttacgCATAAAAAACTTCACCCAAATGGCAAAGATTCTATCAAGCATTTTAAATAAGTTGTGA